The sequence below is a genomic window from Coffea arabica cultivar ET-39 chromosome 8e, Coffea Arabica ET-39 HiFi, whole genome shotgun sequence.
AGCTCATCCCTACAATACCAACCAAACTGCAGATGTTGCTGCAACACCTGTATATTTACTTGAGCAGCTTCTGCCCAGTTACTCATGCCAACTACCTGTCCAGTGTTCTCTTCAACTATTGTCCTGATTCTTTCAAGATCAGAAACTAACTGCATGTCAAAAATATTTCCCTCAGCCTGTGTGAAATATGAGAAGCAGAAATTAGTTATTCAGTGAAAGACAACAAAACCACCTTAACACCTTGAGACATTTCTGCCTCAGTTCGAGCAATTTTCAGGCTTCTACTTCTAGAATCGGATGATTTCCTCCCAGGAGAAAATTTAACCTGTTGAGCATCCTCTAGCGTACTTGAGTACTTTTCCTGCATAAATTTACCATTTCCTTTATCCAATGGCctctttcttcttgattttcttttttctttctttacagAGTGAACAACCTTCTTACCCACAACATCTTCCACCGGGCAATTTATTTGAGATGCTTCAACAGGCTTAGTTGGTTCGTCAGAAAGATCATATAAGGTTGAGGGCTTAAGCATCCTACATAGACAGGTCTGGAACAACTCCAGAGCCCCAAGTCTTTCCAATTGCACCAGAATATCTTCTTCCAATCTTAGGACCCCTGAATCTGCAATTGTCTCCTCCAACACATCAAGATTTTTCATCAGGAAACCAAAATGTAATGCTTTAGTATTCCGTAAACTTGCAAGATATATTGAATTGTCATTCTCTCTCGAGCTTGAGATATCATTGTGAACCATATTGCATGAACCATGGTAGGACCATCTGCTAACTGCATCCTGGATGAGCAGTTACACATAAGCATCGCATGTTAAAGTCGGGAGACGGGGAAAAGAATGGTGAATATGAAACTTGAGTATGTTATGCTGAGAACTCAGCAATTattgaaaagggaaagaaacctCCATGTCTTCTGTTTCTGAGTTATTGTTCTCACGGGCTTGTGTGGCTGACCAACACATCTTGACTCTCATTGGATCACTTAACCAGGTTGTAGTATCGCCGTAGGCAACAGAAAAGGAAGACATTTTTGCTGAGTCATAAACAGCCTCCCAGCCTTTAACTGCACCATTTCAAGAGTAGGTGAACTATTTAACATTTTCTGCAATGGGACAGAGTtataaaagaaaacaagaacaaGTACAATTTCATACAAGCTAAACACAACTAGGCTAGAAATCCACCTGAAAGAATAACAAACATAGATGATAAAACAACACATGCAAATACTTCAAACAAGAAATCGCACATGATTTCCTGTCAAGATGAacatttatatgaatatatgtCTACAGCAACTACTACAAATTCAATTTCCCAagagcttgtgaaaagactaaaaattCATCAGTAAAACGGTACAAAACTCCAAAGGTACTTATAAAATAACTAACAAGATACTGTTTCCCAACAAATTATGCGTAGCCTTAGAAGCATAAGATTGACCAATATCAATCACCAGATACGTTCGGTTCCCTTCAAAATATTGTCCACCTATGAAACTATGAGTCTTGACTGTGGACATCCAGAAATTATGATGATAGGAAAAGTGAGAAAATAATTGCTATTAAAAGacatgaaaatgaaaaggaatccttcttatttttcaaagaactAATAGGATAACATTACAGAGAAACAAATTGCAGTCAACTTGATACAACTGGGGCCCtactttttccccccttttaaATGTTACTTTTCGCTCCTCGAATACTTAAGACAAAAACGTTGCTGATATTGTAATTCAAAAGGGGTACTGGTTTGATAGTGAAGTTAGTAAGGTGACATTGGAACTATTACTTGCTGTTGCAAGGCTGCTTCCCGCTTCGCTCATGAAAGATTTTTTTCCCACAAAAAGCAAGATACTTGTCCAAAGGTAATGTTAATTGCACAGCAACTGATAAGAAGGGAAACAGTTTTAACAACTAATAGGAAGCAAACAATGATCAATATGTTATACAATAAAATATCCAATGCCTCAAAAAACTGTAGTAATGGAAGTATGCTACCTTAAAGAATTTCAGTGCACACAAATGGCATGAAGGTCCTATAGGAAACTATTTACGAATAAAGAGCACGACCCCGCCATATTAATCTTCTAGGGCCTGAACTGCTCAAATTTCTCCCCTGAACTATTTGTGTCTTCGCTACAACCAGAATAGTCCTAGGAATGATCAAAGGCGCTTACTTGAAACCTACACCCTCTTCCAGGCCCATCACACTTACAAGGAACACAAAAAACAAGACTTGCTATATCCGGTATAAAACTGGACCTTCGAGCAAATTATCTAGCTGCCTCCCATTCTGTTCTTGGATCCTTCTTATTTGCAGGTCATTTGCAACAAATTATCTCTGTGATATACGTCAAACCACATCAAATGCCTGACTAATCTTGCAGCACCCGACCTTCTCTAACAATTGTATTTTGTCGCAACCACTCCCCAGTCCCCGAGCACCTAAGCGACACTACAATTGTTTTGAGATTACTTTATCAGCAATAAGAATTTTGGTGGAAATTGCAAGCTTACCTACTCTAAATCTGCAATAAGGACGCAATAAACTCGCTGAATAAAACACCTTTTCTCCTTTACTATCTTGCACCAAGGACAATAGATTACTAAAAATGGCAAACTTTTTGTGCATAGGAAAAACCCTTATTCCCAGTTTTTCACAGGAGCAATCCAGAATACTAGTCGACGTGATACTCAGCTCCATGAATAACCAGTTTCAGAATAGACCCTTTATCACTAAGAGCAGGTAAGTGCTACTACAAGAAGCAAATGGAAAAACAggaaaaacaggaaaaaaaaatactcatGTTTTCTATGCAGCCAAAGTTAAAAGAACCCACGTGAATTTGAGGAGGGCCAAGATGATGTCTTGGTGGAAAAGGAAAGCTGGATTGAGAAACCCCATTTCGGAGTCAGCCTAAAACCCATACCACAAGTGTACTCGAATCCCAGAAAGAAGGAGAATGGTGCCCATTAAATCTCATGGCGGTTGGAAGTTAAGGTGAGAGTCGGTGGATGCACATTGCACAAGTCGTGTCAGCTCTCAGCCACTGGTTCCCCATCTCAAGCCAGAGGTCAAGAGGTTCGAGTCTGAACTTTGAATATCTCCCGAGCACTTTTTTCAGTTTTTAACCCCTTGGGACTTCACGAGATTCTACCACACTAACAATGGATTTAGAGCTGAAAGATAAATAAATTACTCGATACTTGAATCGGCTTCGTTTTGACAAGAGTTTCTTTAAACAGTATTTTATGTCTAATAAACTTTCAAACTCTGCTCGAAATTGGTTTGATtaatattaaattaaattaaattttataagtaaaaaattttaagttatTTGGCTCAATTCGAATTGTAAAAATTCGTTTAAACTCAATTCGACGaataaataaatcaagtttGGTTTGACtaatattaaattaaattttatatgcaaaaatttcaggttatttaGCTCAATTTGAATTATAAAAACTCGTTTAAACTCGATTTGACAAATAAATAAGTCAGGAAggattaaataaaattttaaatttgtcaaGATGATCAACCGAGTTGG
It includes:
- the LOC113704148 gene encoding RNA polymerase sigma factor sigC isoform X3, whose protein sequence is MGFRLTPKWGFSIQLSFSTKTSSWPSSNSLKGWEAVYDSAKMSSFSVAYGDTTTWLSDPMRVKMCWSATQARENNNSETEDMEDAVSRWSYHGSCNMVHNDISSSRENDNSIYLASLRNTKALHFGFLMKNLDVLEETIADSGVLRLEEDILVQLERLGALELFQTCLCRMLKPSTLYDLSDEPTKPVEASQINCPVEDVVGKKVVHSVKKEKRKSRRKRPLDKGNGKFMQEKYSSTLEDAQQVKFSPGRKSSDSRSRSLKIARTEAEMSQGVKLVSDLERIRTIVEENTGQVVGMSNWAEAAQVNIQVLQQHLQFGWYCRDELLRSTRSLVLYIARNYRGLGVAFEDLVQAGNLGVLQGAQRFDHTRGYKFSTYVQYWIRKSISMVVAQHARGIRIPSSLSKAISQIQKARKALKNSHGKYPDVNEIAKFTGHSTAKIMSVSKCLRIVGSIDQKVGDSSSAKLLVRTHI
- the LOC113704148 gene encoding RNA polymerase sigma factor sigC isoform X2 yields the protein MSSFSVAYGDTTTWLSDPMRVKMCWSATQARENNNSETEDMEDAVSRWSYHGSCNMVHNDISSSRENDNSIYLASLRNTKALHFGFLMKNLDVLEETIADSGVLRLEEDILVQLERLGALELFQTCLCRMLKPSTLYDLSDEPTKPVEASQINCPVEDVVGKKVVHSVKKEKRKSRRKRPLDKGNGKFMQEKYSSTLEDAQQVKFSPGRKSSDSRSRSLKIARTEAEMSQGVKLVSDLERIRTIVEENTGQVVGMSNWAEAAQVNIQVLQQHLQFGWYCRDELLRSTRSLVLYIARNYRGLGVAFEDLVQAGNLGVLQGAQRFDHTRGYKFSTYVQYWIRKSISMVVAQHARGIRIPSSLSKAISQIQKARKALKNSHGKYPDVNEIAKFTGHSTAKIMSVSKCLRIVGSIDQKVGDSSSAKLLELISDTSMRSPEETVVRQHMLQYMYGLMKDLEPRERQVLVLRFGLRSHQRKSLEEIGRLYSVSKEWVRKIERRALTKLRKKDVFQDLSQYMYM
- the LOC113704148 gene encoding RNA polymerase sigma factor sigC isoform X1, coding for MGFRLTPKWGFSIQLSFSTKTSSWPSSNSLKGWEAVYDSAKMSSFSVAYGDTTTWLSDPMRVKMCWSATQARENNNSETEDMEDAVSRWSYHGSCNMVHNDISSSRENDNSIYLASLRNTKALHFGFLMKNLDVLEETIADSGVLRLEEDILVQLERLGALELFQTCLCRMLKPSTLYDLSDEPTKPVEASQINCPVEDVVGKKVVHSVKKEKRKSRRKRPLDKGNGKFMQEKYSSTLEDAQQVKFSPGRKSSDSRSRSLKIARTEAEMSQGVKLVSDLERIRTIVEENTGQVVGMSNWAEAAQVNIQVLQQHLQFGWYCRDELLRSTRSLVLYIARNYRGLGVAFEDLVQAGNLGVLQGAQRFDHTRGYKFSTYVQYWIRKSISMVVAQHARGIRIPSSLSKAISQIQKARKALKNSHGKYPDVNEIAKFTGHSTAKIMSVSKCLRIVGSIDQKVGDSSSAKLLELISDTSMRSPEETVVRQHMLQYMYGLMKDLEPRERQVLVLRFGLRSHQRKSLEEIGRLYSVSKEWVRKIERRALTKLRKKDVFQDLSQYMYM